The Desulfovibrio piger DNA segment ACCAGTACCCGGCATCACCTCAACCAGCTGCTGACCCTGTTCGGGGGCTGGCAGGCCCGCCGGGTGGGCGCGGCCCAGATGCAGGAGTTTTTGGCCGCCCAGAAGGCGCGCGGCGTCATGGCCACCACAGCGCACCACCGCGTCCGCCTGTGGCGTACCGCCCTGGCCTGGGCCGTGGAGACGGGCCGCCTGCCCGCGTCGCCTCTGGCGGGTTTCCGGCTGCATCGTCCGAAGGCTAGGCGCATTGATCCGCCCACGCGGGCCGAGGCCGTGCGTATGTATAAGGTAGCCGCGCCGCATATCCGGCGTGTGATCGTCCTGGGCATGGCGGCCGGGCCGCGTATCGGCCCCAGCGAGCTTTTCCGGCTCACTTGGGGGGACGTGGAACTGGCGGCGGGCTACATGAGGATGCCCAACGCTGCCAAGGGGGCCCAAGAAGACAGCAGGATCGTCCCCATCCGGGACGACATCCTGCCCCTGTTGCGGGCGTGGAGAGGGGAAGACGAGAAACAGGGCTGCCCGTGGGTCATCCACTGGCAGGGCCGCCCTGTGCGCTGCATAGGCCATGCCTGGCATCAGGCCCGAAAAGCGGCGGGCATCACGCGGCGCATAACGCCTTATAGCCTGCGCCATGCCATGCCCACGGAAGCTCTTGAGCATGGCGCGGATGTGCAAGCGGTGGCTGAGGTCATGGGCCATGCTGATCCCACCATGCTGCTGCGTGTCTATCAGCACACGCGCTACAGGCTGCGGAAACAAGCGGTCAATGCCGCACCCGGCCTGCGGCTGGACAAGATTTGACAGTGGCGGGGGCGTTGCAGCGCCCCCACCGACGGGCCTGACAAGCCCGCCACGGCCCCACGGATAGAAAAACGACCCTCTATCCGCAGAGTATCCGCCTTGTCTGAAGTCTCGGCGAGAGACGTCATCAGTATAGGCGTTTATATCATGGGGCGCAACATGATTGCATACCATGAAACAGGAGCAACTTACCGAGATCCGTTGCCGCCATTGCGGCAAACTGCTGGCTAAGGCTTGGGCAATCGAAGTGTATCTGGAACACAAATGCTCCCGCT contains these protein-coding regions:
- a CDS encoding tyrosine-type recombinase/integrase, producing the protein MATKHKRATMTARQLAEDYLAHQITRDVTRTSTRHHLNQLLTLFGGWQARRVGAAQMQEFLAAQKARGVMATTAHHRVRLWRTALAWAVETGRLPASPLAGFRLHRPKARRIDPPTRAEAVRMYKVAAPHIRRVIVLGMAAGPRIGPSELFRLTWGDVELAAGYMRMPNAAKGAQEDSRIVPIRDDILPLLRAWRGEDEKQGCPWVIHWQGRPVRCIGHAWHQARKAAGITRRITPYSLRHAMPTEALEHGADVQAVAEVMGHADPTMLLRVYQHTRYRLRKQAVNAAPGLRLDKI